In Pseudorasbora parva isolate DD20220531a chromosome 20, ASM2467924v1, whole genome shotgun sequence, a single window of DNA contains:
- the ssbp1 gene encoding single-stranded DNA-binding protein, mitochondrial encodes MLRNASAQILKQFVRHRTTDTSLILERSINKVQLLGRVGQDPVMRQVEGRNPVTIFSMATNEMWRSGEGEPTSTGDVTQKTTWHRVSVFKPGLRDVAYQYVKKGSRILVEGKLDYGEYVDKNNVRRQATTIIADNIVFLSENLRDQ; translated from the exons ATGTTGAGAAATGCCTCTGCACAG ATACTTAAGCAGTTTGTCCGACACAGGACCACAGATACAAGCCTGATCTTGGAGAGAT CTATTAACAAGGTGCAGCTTCTTGGGCGGGTGGGGCAAGACCCCGTCATGAGACAGGTGGAGGGAAGAAACCCTGTCACCATCTTCTCCATGGCAACAAATGAGATGTGGCGGTCCGGGGAGGGAGAACCCACAAGTACAG gggaTGTCACCCAGAAAACAACATGGCACAGAGTTTCAGTATTTAAACCAGGTCTCAGAGACGTGGCGTATCAGTATGTAAAGAAAGG GTCTCGAATTCTTGTGGAAGGAAAGCTCGATTATGGAGAGTACGTGGATAAAAACAACGTCAGGCGACAGGCAACAACTATTATCGCAG ATAATATTGTGTTTTTAAGTGAAAATCTGCGAGACCAGTAG